One stretch of Borrelia maritima DNA includes these proteins:
- a CDS encoding complement regulator-acquiring protein has translation MTTFELKIIKINIITAILTFICISCAPVNTVEPKINDHTNSQGGSENSKNESGDLKPANQEHQKDEKDSKRQNTILKLKEIGKTLENQKKKEKEEQEKIKKLNTEDYNFTNVLDDKALYFLEKANLETKMQIKRILYSSLDYNTDEIKKLKEIFDQIIKTSQGKEKELALTYLLQTAEFIQSQLDEHLKTIKMLLDYLNQKDLEDLIIHIEYGLKLKAEFAKQLKETVTKFNNEAQKKFEKNGDFIWNASEALEHIKENYLKFYSIVSGDVEYKKMELNKQK, from the coding sequence TTGACAACATTTGAACTAAAAATAATTAAGATTAACATTATTACAGCGATACTAACTTTCATTTGTATTTCATGTGCACCCGTTAATACAGTTGAGCCCAAAATAAATGATCACACTAATTCACAAGGAGGCTCCGAAAATTCTAAAAATGAATCTGGGGATCTAAAACCTGCTAATCAAGAACATCAAAAAGATGAAAAAGACTCTAAACGACAAAATACAATCTTAAAATTAAAAGAAATTGGCAAGACACTGGAAAATCAAAAAAAGAAAGAAAAAGAAGAACAAGAAAAAATAAAGAAATTAAACACCGAAGATTATAATTTCACAAATGTTCTCGACGATAAAGCACTTTATTTTCTTGAAAAAGCAAATTTAGAAACTAAAATGCAAATAAAAAGAATACTTTACTCATCTTTGGATTACAACACAGACGAAATAAAAAAATTAAAAGAAATTTTCGACCAAATTATAAAAACCAGTCAAGGAAAGGAAAAAGAATTAGCTCTAACATACCTTTTGCAAACAGCAGAATTTATCCAATCGCAACTGGACGAGCATTTAAAAACAATAAAAATGTTATTAGACTATCTAAACCAAAAAGATCTAGAAGATCTAATAATACACATAGAATATGGCTTAAAGCTAAAAGCAGAATTTGCAAAACAATTAAAAGAAACTGTTACAAAATTTAACAACGAAGCACAAAAAAAATTTGAAAAAAATGGCGATTTTATTTGGAATGCATCTGAGGCATTAGAGCACATAAAGGAAAATTATCTAAAATTTTATTCTATCGTTAGCGGCGACGTTGAATATAAAAAAATGGAATTAAATAAACAAAAATAA